AGATGCGCTCCCGCCGGGCGGAGACCGATTATGACAACTCCTGCACCCAATACGCGCTCCTGGGACTGCGGGCCTGCGCCGATGCCTACATAGAAATCCCGGCCCCCGTCTGGGCCGATGCGGAAAAACATCTCCAGCTCACCCAGGGCTCGGACGGCGGCTGGTGTTACAACACCGGCTCGAGTTACGGCAGCATGACGGCCGGCGGACTCGGGGGCCTGGCCATCTGCAAATTCTATCTCAATAAGGACATCAAGGACGACAAGAACATCAAAAAAGCCATGGACTGGATTACCCGGAATTTCACGGTGCGTGAGAATCCCCAATACGGTTCCTGGCACTATTATTATCTATACGCTTTAGAGCGGGCCGGAATCTTTACCCGGACCGAATCATTCGGCGGCAATGACTGGTATCCCATCGGCGCGAATTACCTGCTGAACGAGCAGAAACCGGACGGCTCCTGGAACGACAACGGCATCCCGATTCAGGACACCTGCTTTGCCATACTGTTCCTGAGGCGGGCCACCAAGCCGCTCAAGATTGAAATCACCCCCGGCGGTCCGGCCGGTGGGGAGGGGAAGTGATTATGAAGAAGATTTTATTATTGGCGGGTTTGTTATTATTGGCTGGTTGTGCTGTCAACGCCTCCGGTCCTCAGGATGCCAAGGCAATCGTACTTAATGCCCACCGGATGCTGGATGAAGCAAAGGGATACAGGTTTAATATGGACGTGACTTTAGACGATACGCCGGCGACGATTAATATCAAGGGCGCCATCCAGAACCCTGATTTCTGCTACTTCAAAGTCACGCTGTCTACTCCTGAAAATGCCGAAGCAGAGGTAATGGAAGTGTACCGGCAGGGCAACAAGCTGGCTCTCAATCACGCCCGGGATGGAGAACCTAAAGAATGGCAACCGGATGATTATGATGATCCGGAATATAGGAGTGTGGCCACAGATATGCTTTGGGAGGTATATAAAACCGTTGATGTGGATAAATTACTCAGGAACGCAAAATCAGCCGGGACCATGACAGTCAACGGGATTGAATGCTATAAGATAGAGGCGCTGTTTGACGCGGAAGACCTGAAAGACTTTAATGCAATTGATGAAGGTCGGATGTGTCCGCCCGGGACGGGCAAGGCCGTAAAGGCCGGATATCGATTCTGGGTGGCAAAAGGCAGCGGCGAACTCTGCAAAACACAACGCACCATTGAATACCCGGCGTCAGATAAGGCAATGACATTAGATATTACAATGATGCTGTCAGACCATCACAAGGATATCAAGTTGGAAATACCGGCCGAAGTGCAGGCATTGTTAAAAGATAATCCGGAAACAAAATAGTTCTGGGATGGGCGTTCCGTGTCTCAGTGCCTCTGTGGTTGAATTTCGGGCCGGGCGGGGGATTATAACTATGAAGAAGGTTCTCTTATTGGCCTGTCTGTTATTGTTAATCGGGTGCGGAAAACAAATGACCCCGATTGAATTCGTCGAAAAGAACTTTGGGTTTCACATTCCTTCTGATGTGTATATACGAAAAATAGAGAATAGCTTTATTAATGGTCTTCATGGCGATGGGCACTTTTATCTGGAGGCGCAACTTGAGAAAGACCGGATGCCGATGTTCCTTCAGGTAATATCGCAATCTGAGAAGTGGAAGGAACTGCCACTGCCAGAGGCCATGCAGAAGTATTACCGGGGCAGTTTCGTAAACAGGTATATGAAACTAAAAAACGGATATTACTATTTTCAGGATATTCCTGAAGAAGGCGGTTATAATATTGCCGTTTTGAATTTAGACACAAACGAATTGTTTGTCTATAAGCAGGTTAATTAGAATTGCCAGGGCGGGGGCGGGCATTAAACTTATACCTTATAACTTGTAACTTATAATTGCCCCGAAGGGGTTTGGGCCGGAATCTGCGATAGGGGGTCCGGATTACTAGTATTGTGTCCCCGGATTAATCCCGTAGAGGCGCACTTATGAGTTGTAGTGACGCACTTACGACCTGTAATGACGCACTTACGACCTGTAGTGACGCACTTACGACCTGTAATGACGCACTTACGACCTGTAGTGACGCACTTATGAGTTGTAATGACGCACTTACGACTTGCAAGTGCGCACTTATGACTTGTAGTGACGCACTTATAACCTGTGCGCTGTAGTCCAGAACCTTTATTAACAGTAAATGAAGGCCCGCCGACGCCCTTTATATGGGCCAAGTGACACACACCTTCCCCTAAAAGCCGCTAAATATCTGACTTCAGAGATGCTGTTTTGCCAAATCAGTCCTTTATGCCACCAGTCCTGTCCTAAAACGCCGCACCTTTAGGGCTTATATGGGGGTAAATAGTGGTTCAATATGATTTGTATGGCGTGTTTTCTGACTCAGTTGGCGTGCCAAATGACCTTGTTGGCGTGCCAAATAACCTTGTTGGCATGCCTAATGACCCGTATTGAGCTCAAAACAAGCTGAAACCTATTCATTCGGGATAATACAGAGGAATTTCATGGTGCCCGGGCCGGTATTCCGGAACCCGCACTGCGGGACCACGAGCAATCGTCCTGTGAACGATGCGGAGTGAACTGGTGGAGTTTGTTCGGCTCGACAAGGATTACATAGCCGGCCTGGAATGGTTTCTTGGCGTCTTCGTAGGTCATCTCGCCCTGGCCGTCCAGGACGAATATCTCGTGCTCGCCCGGATGGGTATGGAGCGGGGTATGGCCGTCCTGGGCCACCTCAAACAGGCGCATGGCGAAGTTGGGCGCCTCCTTCTGTGAAATCAGCCAGCGCATGCTCACGCCGATTGCGCCTTCGATTTCTACCGGACGTAAGGGGATTTCGTTGGAAGCTTGGCATTTCATGGTGTAAGCATATAGCGTAGAGCGTATAGCATTGCTCTATGCATTGTTCTTCTGCAATAGTTTCTTGGCCAGGCCCTTGCGCCGGTCAGCCAGCTCCAGGGTCTCCTCCTCATAGCGGATGGCCTTGGTGGAGCAGACCTTGACGCATTTCGGGTCGCCGGAACACAGGTCGCATTTGACGATGTCGTTGTGATGGACGGTAATGGCCGCATAGGGGCAGACCGTGGCGCAGAACCGGCATTTGATGCACTTGGTGGAATCGTATTTGACCACGCCGTTTTCCCGGTAATAGGCGTTCTGGGGGCAGAATTTCAGGCACAGGGCGTCCTCGCACTGCATGCAAATCAGCGGATATTCCAGTCGTTCAAATTCGTCACGGACCACGCTGATAGCCGCCTTTTTGGGATTGCATTCCCCGAACTTGCTCAGGGAGCAGGCAATGGAACACTCCCGGCAGCCGGTGCAGAGTTCAGGGTAGATATATAAATATTTCATAGAATTCTAATGCGTCCACGGATTAAGCGGATTTTACGGATTTAACAGATTTTCCGCTCAATCAGCATAATCGGTTTAATCTGCTTACGCAATTTCCTCCGAAACTTATTTTATTACCTTTTTTATCCAGGCACCACCTAAGACGGTATCGCCTTTATAAAACACCGCGGCCTGGCCGGGCGTTATGGCAAATTGCGGTTGCTTAAACCGCACCTCAACCCGTTTATTGCTTAATATTTTTATCTTGGCTTTGGACTGTTTATGTAGGTATCTTATTTTAACATCTGAATCAACCCAGCCCTTGTTGCGCTTAATTATATTCTTATGGCCAGAAATATCAAGTGTTTTTCGGTTAAATTTAGCATTTTTGCTTTCGGTAGACAAGGGCTGGGTCCAGTTCACCTCATCCGCCACGAATGTGGTATTAAGAACATCCGCCCGGTCTCCCAGGATGACGGTATTGGTCTTAGGAATTATCTTGGAGACATAGGCCGGATGACCTAAGGCAATCCTGAGTCCGCGTCTCTGGCCGATGGTGAATAACTGAAAGCCGTCGTGCTGGCCGATGACCTTGTTGCCGGCGTTCTTTACCTTGCCGGGCTTGAGCCGGTCCGGGATGCGTTCCTTGAGCAGGTCTTGATAGCCGCTACTGGGTACGAAACAGATGTCCTGGCTTTCCGGCTTGTCCTTGACCGGCAGGTCTATCTGGTGGGCAATCTTGCGGACCTCTTGCTTGGTTAATTCACCCAGCGGGAATATAATCCGGGCAAGCTGTGGCTGGGTCAGGGTAAATAATACATACGATTGGTCTTTGGTAGAGTCAATTCCCTTATTGAGATGATATAACCCCCTTAATCCCCCTTTGTTAAGGGGGACTTTACCGTATAATTCCCCCTTATTAAAGGGGGCGAGGGGGTTGTTACTTTGTGGCGACGCCTGTTTCGCCAAATGGCGGGATGGTGAAGTAATTCTTGCATAGTGCCCGGTGGCAATATAATCCGCGCCGAGTTTATCCGCGTATTCCATCAGTTTGCCGAATTTGAGATACTGGTTGCATCTGATGCAGGGATTAGGCGTCCGGCCTTTGTCATATTCCGAGCAGAAGTAATCTATGACCTGTTCGAATTCATGCTTGAAATTAAGGATAGAGAATTTTATATCCAGGTGGTCGGCCACGCGCTGGGCGTCTTGGGCGTCAAAGACACTGCAGCAGGCCTTGCGCCGGGGCGCCAGCCGTTCCAGGCAGGCGCCTAAACTCATAAACAGCCCGGTGACATCGTATCCCTGTTTCTTGAGCAGGTAGGCGGCGACGCTGGAATCAACGCCGCCACTCATAGCTACAACGACACGTTTGGACATAGGAACCACAGATTAACACAGATAAACACAGATTACAAGATTTTGTCGGTGTTTGACTGCGCGTATTATGGGAGTAATATTTTATGATAAAATAATTGATGAATGAGGAGTGCTAAAGTATAGTTGCGAATAATGTCATTCCTGCGAAAGCAGGAATCCAGACTTACTTGGTGTATTGTAGATTCCCGGTGGAGTTTATCCCGCTGGATTCCGTGTCAAGCACGGAATGACACGCGGGACGGGAATAACAAAGGGGTGAAGAATTATGTTAGATTTAGATTTCATCCGCAAGAATCCGGACGCGGTCCGCAAGGCCATCACCGACAAGTCCGACAAGGTTGACCTGGACAAGGTGCTGGAGCTGGACAAGGAGCGCCGGCAGGTTATTACCAATATCGACAACCTGCGCAGCCAGCGCAAGAAGGCATCAGAGGAAATAGCCAAACTTAAGAAGGAAAAGAAAGACGCTGAGGCGCTGGTTCAGCAGATGAAGGCAGTGGGCGATGAGATATCGGCCCTGGAAGCCAAGTCGCAGGCCATAGAAAAATCGTTCACTGAATTAATCAGTTTTATCCCCAATATCCCGGCGGCCGATGTGCCGGTGGGCAAGGGCGAAGCGGATAATATAGAAGTCAGGCATTGGGGCGAGCGCAGGAAATTTGATTTCACGCCGGCAGCCCATTGGGATATCGGGCAGAAACTGGGCATCATCCAGTCCGAGCGGGCCAGCAAGATCAGCGGCTCGGGATTTATCCTGCTGTCCGGCCAGGGCGCGCGGCTGGAACGGGCGCTCATCAACTTTATGCTGGATATGCATATCAAGCA
This window of the Planctomycetota bacterium genome carries:
- a CDS encoding 4Fe-4S dicluster domain-containing protein — protein: MKYLYIYPELCTGCRECSIACSLSKFGECNPKKAAISVVRDEFERLEYPLICMQCEDALCLKFCPQNAYYRENGVVKYDSTKCIKCRFCATVCPYAAITVHHNDIVKCDLCSGDPKCVKVCSTKAIRYEEETLELADRRKGLAKKLLQKNNA
- a CDS encoding tRNA-specific 2-thiouridylase, whose product is MSKRVVVAMSGGVDSSVAAYLLKKQGYDVTGLFMSLGACLERLAPRRKACCSVFDAQDAQRVADHLDIKFSILNFKHEFEQVIDYFCSEYDKGRTPNPCIRCNQYLKFGKLMEYADKLGADYIATGHYARITSPSRHLAKQASPQSNNPLAPFNKGELYGKVPLNKGGLRGLYHLNKGIDSTKDQSYVLFTLTQPQLARIIFPLGELTKQEVRKIAHQIDLPVKDKPESQDICFVPSSGYQDLLKERIPDRLKPGKVKNAGNKVIGQHDGFQLFTIGQRRGLRIALGHPAYVSKIIPKTNTVILGDRADVLNTTFVADEVNWTQPLSTESKNAKFNRKTLDISGHKNIIKRNKGWVDSDVKIRYLHKQSKAKIKILSNKRVEVRFKQPQFAITPGQAAVFYKGDTVLGGAWIKKVIK